The Calditerrivibrio nitroreducens DSM 19672 genome window below encodes:
- a CDS encoding DUF1858 domain-containing protein: MISKTMLIAEVIKKFPQSKKVFDEFNMGCLSCMGIQNETIEKGCMMHGIDPEKLIKAIEKEIKQN, encoded by the coding sequence ATGATATCTAAAACTATGCTAATTGCTGAAGTTATAAAAAAATTCCCACAATCAAAAAAAGTTTTTGATGAGTTTAATATGGGATGCTTAAGCTGTATGGGGATACAGAATGAAACCATCGAAAAAGGTTGTATGATGCACGGTATAGACCCGGAAAAACTTATAAAGGCAATTGAAAAAGAGATAAAACAGAATTAA
- a CDS encoding methylated-DNA--[protein]-cysteine S-methyltransferase, which translates to MGRFLICNFFDIVNLKISWSLDGIPESIDFINDSVFVSGDLPCNIRKIYQILKNYYSSERYDILGMLDGVEFTTFEMKVFKRLLEVPPGEVITYSELANEIGTKDGARAVGNVMRRNRFPILIPCHRVVGKNGLGGFTPGLELKKRLLDYERQLKSASGGT; encoded by the coding sequence ATGGGACGTTTTTTGATATGCAATTTTTTTGATATCGTAAATCTCAAAATTAGCTGGAGCCTTGATGGTATCCCAGAATCAATAGATTTTATAAATGATTCTGTATTTGTAAGTGGTGATTTGCCTTGTAATATAAGAAAAATATACCAGATTTTAAAAAATTACTATTCTTCCGAAAGATATGACATATTGGGTATGTTAGATGGTGTTGAGTTTACCACTTTTGAAATGAAGGTTTTCAAGAGATTATTAGAAGTTCCTCCAGGAGAGGTTATTACTTATAGTGAGCTTGCAAATGAGATAGGTACAAAAGATGGTGCCAGGGCAGTGGGGAATGTCATGAGAAGAAATAGATTCCCTATTTTGATCCCATGTCATAGGGTTGTGGGGAAAAATGGGCTTGGAGGGTTCACACCTGGGCTTGAGCTTAAGAAAAGACTCCTTGATTATGAAAGACAATTGAAAAGTGCGAGTGGAGGGACTTGA
- a CDS encoding phosphoribosylaminoimidazolesuccinocarboxamide synthase — protein sequence MMQVILNTNLEGLKLIGRGKVRDIYDLGEYLLIVTTDRISAFDVIMPNGIPMKGYVLTQLSKFWFEQTKDIVENHLITTDIDQMPEEVRKHKDILKDRTMMVKKAKPYPIECVVRGYISGSGWKDYKATGTICGIKLREGMVESEKFDEPIFTPATKEELGKHDENISFERMCEIVGKEIAEKLKELTIKVYKRASEIAEKKGIIIADTKMEFGNYNGKIILIDEVLTPDSSRFWFKKLYQPGKPQESMDKQFLRNYLETLDWNKTAPGPDLPPHIIEQTSKRYLEIMEILTK from the coding sequence TTGATGCAGGTAATTCTTAATACCAATCTTGAAGGGCTAAAACTTATTGGAAGAGGAAAAGTAAGAGATATATACGATTTAGGAGAATATCTTTTGATCGTTACGACAGACAGAATATCCGCATTTGATGTTATTATGCCGAATGGTATCCCTATGAAAGGGTATGTTTTGACGCAGCTTTCAAAATTTTGGTTTGAACAGACAAAAGATATTGTGGAAAATCATCTTATTACCACCGATATTGATCAGATGCCTGAAGAGGTGAGAAAGCATAAGGATATACTCAAAGATCGCACCATGATGGTAAAAAAAGCAAAGCCTTATCCTATTGAGTGTGTAGTAAGAGGTTATATATCTGGATCCGGATGGAAAGATTATAAAGCGACAGGAACTATATGTGGTATTAAACTAAGGGAAGGGATGGTGGAATCAGAGAAATTTGATGAGCCTATCTTCACCCCCGCCACAAAAGAGGAACTTGGTAAACATGATGAAAATATCAGTTTTGAAAGGATGTGTGAAATAGTTGGTAAAGAGATAGCAGAAAAATTAAAAGAATTAACCATAAAAGTTTATAAAAGAGCTTCAGAAATTGCAGAGAAAAAAGGGATAATTATAGCCGATACGAAAATGGAATTTGGTAATTATAACGGTAAAATCATATTGATAGATGAAGTATTAACACCTGATTCTTCCAGATTCTGGTTTAAAAAGCTATATCAACCAGGCAAACCACAGGAAAGCATGGATAAACAATTCCTGAGAAATTATCTTGAAACCCTCGACTGGAACAAAACAGCCCCTGGACCTGACCTTCCACCCCACATTATTGAGCAAACTTCCAAACGTTACCTTGAAATAATGGAAATTCTTACAAAATAA
- a CDS encoding FAD-dependent oxidoreductase: protein MGKRILVIGGVAAGATAAAKARRTDETAEITILEKNGYVSFANCGIPYYIGNVIKSRNSLLLQNAKSLKKRYNIDVFTHTEAIRIDPDKKIVFAKNNSDENLTFQYDKLILCNGAKTIIPPIDGISEIDYFTVRSIEDMDSIKDFIEEHKPESACVIGAGYIGIETSEALMHCGLEVTVVEALPHILPTFSPEVSLKIYEKMVSCGITLKTETKIVKAYKQDNKIILLSEKGESFTTDLLIIATGVKPDIELAKTAGLEIGSVGGVRVNSRMETSVADIYAAGDLVEKKDIITGNYILAPLAGPANREGRVAGCNAAGGNLEYKGTLRTAIVSFENACCAQTGLSYKEAIKFGYDAHFTYTEDPNHVEYYPDPKYIFIKLIFDKKTGKILGAEASGENGVERRIDIISTAIFAGLTVYELGEIDFCYSPPYGAAKDPVNISGLVATNFINSSNLITPQQFLEIYSNELQILDVRTRIEFKSYRVKNAINIYINDLRESLEELNKNKPVYIYCAVGYRGYVATKLLRNYGFDAYNISGGIEAIKRVAKIKNMEVIDAGNS, encoded by the coding sequence ATGGGAAAAAGAATTCTGGTAATAGGTGGTGTTGCCGCAGGGGCAACAGCAGCTGCAAAAGCAAGACGAACAGATGAAACAGCTGAAATAACAATTCTTGAGAAAAATGGATACGTTTCTTTCGCCAATTGTGGTATCCCTTATTATATCGGCAATGTGATAAAAAGTAGAAATTCACTATTACTTCAAAATGCAAAATCGCTTAAAAAAAGATACAATATAGACGTCTTCACACATACAGAGGCCATAAGAATAGATCCAGACAAGAAAATAGTATTTGCAAAAAATAACAGCGATGAAAACCTTACATTCCAATACGATAAATTGATTTTATGCAACGGTGCAAAAACTATTATCCCCCCAATAGATGGGATATCTGAAATCGACTACTTTACAGTAAGATCAATTGAAGACATGGATAGTATAAAAGATTTCATCGAAGAACATAAACCAGAGTCCGCTTGTGTAATAGGAGCAGGATACATCGGAATTGAGACCTCTGAAGCATTGATGCACTGCGGATTAGAAGTAACAGTAGTGGAAGCATTACCGCATATCCTACCCACATTCAGCCCTGAAGTATCATTAAAGATATATGAAAAAATGGTATCCTGCGGCATCACATTAAAAACAGAAACTAAAATAGTTAAAGCTTATAAACAGGATAATAAAATTATCCTCTTATCTGAAAAGGGGGAAAGTTTTACCACCGATCTTCTAATTATCGCAACCGGCGTAAAACCAGACATTGAACTTGCAAAAACTGCAGGATTGGAAATAGGATCAGTAGGAGGAGTAAGGGTAAATAGCAGAATGGAAACATCTGTGGCAGATATTTATGCAGCTGGTGATTTAGTGGAAAAAAAGGACATTATCACAGGAAATTATATTTTAGCACCCCTTGCAGGCCCTGCAAATAGAGAAGGTAGAGTGGCTGGATGTAATGCAGCTGGGGGAAATTTAGAATATAAAGGCACATTGAGGACAGCAATTGTAAGTTTTGAAAATGCCTGTTGTGCCCAAACAGGTCTATCTTACAAAGAAGCCATAAAATTTGGTTACGATGCACATTTTACCTATACAGAAGATCCAAACCATGTTGAATACTACCCTGATCCAAAGTATATCTTCATAAAACTTATTTTTGACAAAAAAACCGGAAAGATACTTGGAGCAGAGGCTTCAGGGGAAAATGGAGTTGAAAGAAGGATAGATATAATATCCACAGCCATATTTGCGGGTCTTACTGTTTACGAACTTGGAGAAATCGACTTTTGCTACTCACCACCTTACGGAGCAGCCAAAGATCCTGTAAATATATCAGGTCTCGTGGCTACTAATTTTATAAATAGTTCAAATCTCATTACACCGCAACAATTTTTAGAAATATACAGTAATGAACTACAAATTCTCGATGTGCGTACCAGAATTGAATTTAAATCATACAGGGTAAAAAATGCTATAAATATTTACATAAACGATTTAAGAGAGTCATTAGAGGAATTAAATAAAAACAAGCCAGTTTATATCTACTGTGCTGTGGGTTACAGAGGGTATGTGGCCACAAAACTTTTAAGAAACTATGGTTTTGATGCCTATAACATTTCAGGTGGCATAGAAGCGATAAAAAGAGTAGCAAAAATAAAAAATATGGAGGTAATTGATGCAGGTAATTCTTAA
- the mtaB gene encoding tRNA (N(6)-L-threonylcarbamoyladenosine(37)-C(2))-methylthiotransferase MtaB → MKIAFHTFGCKVNLVETENLKEKANLEGFKYTDSIEESDVIVVNSCAVTDNAEKKSLHYLKKLKQKFPEKKIVLTGCLAEMKKDLIKDADILVTNIAKDEIFKYIKENKHQLTPINELDYYKESFPNAIVDKTRGFLKIQDGCDAFCSYCIIPNLRGKPRSKSEEIIIREFSQLVDKGFKEIVLVGIHIGKYGIDTNTDLKKLLKKLIQIDGNFRIRLSSLELNEIDQEMIEIILNSDKICKHLHIPLQGSTNKILKLMNRHYTFEKFASTVEYLKSRNEFLTIGTDVITGFPGETEEDFTIGYDNLLKLPISYMHVFPFSERKGTKASILPDKVSNEIKKKRSGMLRDLSESKRFNSAKRLFGTVQKVLAEKDNRALTDNYFEVCINEEIQANSFLNVKIIGVSMDGTLIGRSI, encoded by the coding sequence ATGAAAATAGCTTTTCATACGTTTGGTTGCAAAGTAAATCTTGTGGAAACGGAAAACCTTAAAGAAAAAGCAAACCTTGAAGGTTTCAAATACACAGATAGCATCGAAGAATCCGATGTCATTGTGGTAAACTCCTGTGCCGTCACCGATAACGCCGAAAAAAAATCGCTGCACTATTTAAAAAAGTTAAAACAAAAATTTCCAGAGAAAAAGATAGTTCTTACAGGATGCCTTGCTGAGATGAAAAAAGACTTGATAAAAGATGCGGACATACTGGTTACCAATATAGCTAAAGATGAGATATTCAAATATATAAAAGAAAATAAACATCAGCTAACCCCCATAAACGAGCTTGACTACTACAAAGAATCATTCCCAAACGCCATTGTGGATAAAACAAGGGGATTTTTGAAAATTCAGGATGGCTGTGATGCATTTTGTAGCTATTGCATTATCCCAAATTTGAGGGGTAAACCCAGGAGCAAAAGTGAAGAGATAATTATAAGGGAGTTTTCCCAGCTTGTTGATAAAGGCTTTAAAGAGATTGTGCTTGTGGGGATACATATAGGGAAGTACGGTATCGACACAAACACAGATCTTAAGAAACTTTTGAAAAAATTAATACAAATTGATGGCAACTTTAGAATACGCCTTTCTTCATTGGAGTTAAATGAGATAGACCAGGAGATGATAGAAATAATTTTAAATTCTGATAAAATTTGTAAACACCTTCACATACCTCTTCAGGGTTCCACAAATAAAATTCTCAAATTAATGAACAGGCATTACACTTTTGAAAAATTTGCATCCACAGTGGAATATCTAAAGAGTAGGAACGAATTCTTGACCATTGGAACAGATGTTATAACAGGGTTTCCAGGTGAAACCGAAGAAGACTTTACAATAGGTTATGACAATCTATTGAAACTACCCATAAGTTATATGCATGTTTTCCCTTTCTCAGAAAGAAAAGGAACAAAGGCATCCATCCTGCCGGATAAAGTTTCCAATGAAATAAAAAAGAAGAGATCTGGAATGCTTAGGGATCTCAGTGAATCAAAAAGGTTTAACTCCGCCAAAAGGCTCTTCGGCACAGTACAAAAGGTTTTGGCAGAAAAAGACAACAGGGCTCTTACTGATAACTATTTCGAAGTTTGTATAAATGAAGAGATTCAAGCAAACAGCTTTTTAAACGTAAAGATTATTGGTGTGTCGATGGACGGCACACTAATTGGAAGATCTATATAA
- the glnD gene encoding [protein-PII] uridylyltransferase gives MELSKLKDFYWGNWNRIKKEQFNNNQFITWDFLSSISNLSDETIRLAFKSFDIDSSEIAIIPLGGYARKEMCPFSDIDILIFHTKTLRKKDEEFIQSFISRLWDIGLAPGVQIKDIDELCEPSYLDEIVKNSLIDHRFLEGSFLVYKEFERIVSNYILNRGRYNFLVAKINDVRNRMKRYRDSMYKIEPNIKDGIGGVRDYNAVYWVNKVLFESENLVTLVHEKIINYDEYESFKKSVEFIFKIRIRLHYFYNRKNDILNMESQKYISESLGYMDTSYSLGVELFLRDYYRSARTISDITHKVFEKVFTNYTINNNMKKIYMEDLGFGLVKYENTLTVRDSRIFEKYPLLLINIYTIAAKNGLKISDGTSQLIRENLFLIDENYLRKNGYFFLKAISYFPYSFKVANSMLKDGVLTRFIPEFEDIYCKAQFNTYHHYTVDEHTLLALKFIDDLANIFTSKYADYQKVFTEIERKDLLAMSMLLHDIGKGQGKNHSEVGAKMSRIISGRLGFKLDDIDTIANLVEHHLLMAHISQRRDINDLDVIKHFISFINSEEELKMLYILTYADSRATGGNNFNDWKKSLLTDLYHNALRYMQSEDMLKEFVSIVSNKKAKLKDRVGSNVLMLNMIDSLDDDYIFSNKINHIVRHLDMAIKLNDDNRKIIYGEIREDLNCFEITICTFDSIGLLKKVSGVLASFNINILGAQIYTLNRMIAIDKIQVNMNNESVEFIAERFPDIERRIHDVLSGKVNVEDLLSKTLGTIYSRKKIFKVNRKIEFDNVTSPIYTIVDIYAEDFVGLLYYILSVFEKLRISVQKAKISTDVNRVVDSFYITDEFGNKIEDKSMLQTIREEIFKVI, from the coding sequence ATGGAATTATCTAAGCTTAAAGATTTTTACTGGGGAAATTGGAATAGGATTAAAAAAGAACAGTTTAACAACAACCAATTTATAACGTGGGATTTTTTAAGTAGTATATCAAATCTTTCAGACGAAACTATCAGGTTAGCCTTTAAAAGTTTTGATATAGATTCAAGTGAAATAGCTATTATCCCTTTAGGGGGGTATGCCAGAAAAGAGATGTGCCCCTTCTCGGATATCGATATTCTCATTTTTCACACCAAAACATTAAGAAAAAAAGATGAGGAGTTTATACAATCTTTTATATCAAGGTTGTGGGATATAGGTCTTGCGCCGGGGGTACAGATAAAAGATATAGATGAATTATGTGAGCCATCTTATCTTGATGAAATTGTAAAAAACTCTCTCATTGATCACCGCTTTCTTGAGGGTAGTTTTTTGGTATATAAGGAATTTGAAAGGATAGTGTCAAATTATATCCTAAATAGAGGTAGATACAATTTTCTGGTGGCTAAAATAAATGATGTAAGAAATAGAATGAAAAGATACAGGGACTCTATGTATAAAATAGAGCCAAATATAAAGGATGGTATTGGTGGGGTTAGGGATTACAACGCCGTTTACTGGGTCAATAAAGTTTTGTTTGAAAGTGAAAATCTTGTTACACTTGTTCATGAGAAGATAATTAATTACGATGAATATGAATCATTTAAAAAAAGTGTAGAATTTATCTTCAAGATTCGTATAAGACTGCACTATTTTTACAACCGTAAAAATGATATATTAAATATGGAATCGCAGAAATATATATCAGAATCTCTCGGGTATATGGATACCTCATATTCCCTTGGGGTGGAGCTATTTTTGAGGGATTATTATAGGTCAGCAAGAACGATATCAGATATTACTCATAAGGTTTTTGAAAAAGTTTTTACAAATTACACAATTAACAACAATATGAAAAAGATTTATATGGAGGATCTCGGTTTTGGGCTGGTAAAATATGAAAATACCCTCACCGTAAGAGACAGCAGGATATTCGAAAAATACCCATTGCTTCTGATAAATATTTATACGATTGCTGCTAAAAATGGCTTAAAAATTTCCGATGGTACATCACAGCTTATAAGGGAAAATCTTTTCCTTATTGATGAAAATTATCTTAGAAAAAACGGGTACTTTTTTTTAAAAGCGATATCGTATTTCCCTTACAGCTTTAAAGTGGCTAATTCTATGTTGAAGGATGGTGTCCTTACAAGATTCATTCCGGAGTTTGAGGATATTTACTGCAAGGCTCAGTTTAATACATATCATCATTATACCGTGGATGAACATACACTTCTTGCTTTAAAATTTATAGATGATCTGGCAAATATCTTTACTTCTAAATATGCTGACTACCAGAAGGTTTTCACTGAGATAGAGAGAAAAGATCTGCTGGCAATGTCGATGCTTTTGCACGATATAGGGAAAGGGCAGGGGAAAAACCATTCGGAAGTTGGTGCAAAGATGTCAAGGATTATTTCAGGGAGACTCGGATTCAAGCTTGATGATATCGATACCATAGCTAATCTTGTGGAACATCATCTACTTATGGCACACATTTCACAGAGGAGAGACATTAATGATCTTGATGTAATTAAGCATTTTATCTCATTCATAAACAGTGAAGAAGAACTCAAAATGCTTTATATTTTGACATATGCTGATTCCAGGGCTACAGGGGGGAATAATTTTAATGATTGGAAAAAGAGTTTATTGACAGATCTTTATCATAATGCTCTCAGATATATGCAGTCGGAAGATATGCTCAAAGAATTTGTTTCAATAGTTTCAAATAAAAAAGCTAAATTGAAAGATAGAGTTGGCAGCAATGTCCTGATGCTTAATATGATAGATTCCCTTGATGATGATTATATATTCAGTAATAAAATAAATCATATTGTAAGACATCTTGATATGGCTATAAAATTAAATGATGACAATAGAAAAATTATCTATGGTGAGATAAGAGAAGATCTTAATTGCTTCGAAATTACTATCTGTACCTTTGATTCTATAGGGCTGCTGAAAAAAGTTTCTGGGGTGCTTGCATCTTTTAATATAAATATATTGGGTGCACAGATTTATACATTAAACAGGATGATAGCTATAGACAAGATTCAGGTGAATATGAATAATGAGAGTGTGGAGTTTATTGCAGAAAGATTTCCTGATATTGAGAGGAGAATCCATGATGTCCTGTCGGGGAAGGTAAATGTTGAAGATCTGTTGTCAAAAACGTTAGGCACGATCTACTCCAGGAAAAAGATATTTAAGGTAAATAGAAAGATAGAGTTTGATAATGTCACTTCACCTATTTATACAATAGTTGATATCTATGCAGAGGATTTTGTGGGACTTTTATATTACATTCTCTCTGTTTTTGAAAAGCTACGAATCAGTGTCCAGAAAGCAAAAATCTCCACAGATGTGAATAGAGTGGTGGATTCTTTTTACATAACAGATGAGTTTGGTAATAAGATAGAAGATAAAAGTATGCTGCAAACTATCAGGGAAGAGATTTTTAAAGTTATATAA
- a CDS encoding ketopantoate reductase family protein produces MSEIKKVAIVGAGAMGILYAHQFQNASFETYLAASGDRLLKIKNIPFIFNGQSYHFDTIDLDNPSTKVDLVIVAVKFDKLDEIIPLLAGIIHENTLIISILNGLDSEYEIAKVYGLDKILFTTTVGMDAVRVDNVITCKNFGKLLIGELKNDTISEKVKRIQIALEKAKIAYEIPLDMQKELWWKFMVNVGMNQTSAVLRAPYGVFQKDEGVKKLMENLMKEVIDLSVYEGVNLEYESDLKKRWYTVLYKLDPYGKTSMLQDVEAKRKTEVDIFGGKVLKLARKHNYSARYNEIFYNIIKGIEKSY; encoded by the coding sequence ATGAGTGAGATAAAAAAAGTTGCCATAGTAGGTGCAGGTGCAATGGGGATACTTTATGCCCACCAGTTTCAGAATGCCAGTTTTGAAACATATCTTGCCGCCAGCGGTGATAGACTTTTGAAAATCAAAAATATACCCTTCATATTCAATGGACAAAGCTACCATTTTGATACAATCGATCTTGATAACCCTTCCACCAAAGTTGACCTTGTAATCGTTGCTGTAAAATTTGATAAACTTGATGAAATAATACCACTTTTAGCAGGCATCATACATGAAAATACTTTAATAATATCCATTTTAAACGGTCTTGATAGTGAGTATGAAATTGCAAAAGTATATGGACTTGATAAAATCCTTTTTACCACCACAGTTGGTATGGATGCCGTAAGAGTTGATAATGTGATAACCTGTAAAAATTTCGGGAAACTACTCATTGGGGAACTTAAAAATGATACTATCTCCGAAAAAGTAAAACGTATCCAAATTGCATTGGAAAAAGCAAAAATAGCTTATGAGATACCTCTGGATATGCAAAAAGAGTTGTGGTGGAAATTTATGGTAAATGTCGGGATGAACCAGACGTCTGCCGTGTTGAGAGCACCCTATGGGGTATTCCAGAAGGATGAAGGGGTGAAAAAGCTAATGGAAAACCTTATGAAAGAGGTAATAGATTTATCAGTATACGAAGGGGTAAATCTTGAATATGAATCAGACCTTAAAAAAAGATGGTACACTGTATTATACAAACTCGATCCATATGGCAAAACATCTATGCTCCAGGATGTAGAAGCAAAAAGGAAAACCGAAGTGGATATTTTTGGTGGAAAAGTTTTGAAACTTGCCAGAAAACACAACTATTCAGCCCGATACAATGAAATCTTTTACAATATAATAAAAGGAATCGAGAAAAGCTATTAA
- a CDS encoding radical SAM protein codes for MRYIFGPVPSRRLGSSLGIDIVPHKTCNLDCIYCEVGKTTRLTNKRRSFIDLDLMFKEFEQAYSHLKDHIDVVTITGAGEPTLNSDLHKIIKEIKKVISHPLALLTNSTLIDNDDVQNALMDLDLIVPSVDAISLEVIKKINKPHKRLNWDNILKALKDFSHQYNGKIFIETLFVKGINDNEEEFNRLADYFKELKYTKIQLNTVFRPPAYPETRGLTGLELLDIAIFFRKKGLIVEPVGNFVREIPPHVSNNLKDTIITLLKMRPCTMEDLRLLFSINENDIENLLNDIEIIEKKTYNNETYLIARNK; via the coding sequence ATGAGATACATCTTTGGCCCTGTACCTTCAAGAAGACTTGGAAGTTCCCTTGGAATCGACATTGTACCACATAAAACATGTAATCTTGATTGCATCTACTGTGAAGTGGGTAAAACAACACGATTGACAAACAAAAGAAGAAGTTTCATCGATCTTGATCTTATGTTTAAAGAATTTGAACAAGCTTATAGCCACCTGAAGGATCACATCGATGTCGTGACAATAACTGGAGCCGGTGAACCGACCTTGAATTCCGATCTTCATAAGATAATTAAGGAGATAAAAAAGGTTATCTCTCATCCCCTTGCCCTCCTGACCAATTCTACACTTATAGACAACGATGATGTGCAAAATGCTCTGATGGATCTGGATCTTATTGTTCCAAGTGTGGATGCAATTTCTCTGGAAGTGATAAAAAAGATCAATAAACCACACAAAAGATTGAATTGGGACAATATTCTCAAAGCCCTAAAAGATTTTTCCCATCAATACAATGGAAAAATCTTCATAGAAACGCTTTTTGTAAAAGGTATAAATGACAACGAAGAAGAATTTAATAGATTGGCAGATTATTTCAAAGAGCTCAAGTATACAAAGATTCAATTGAATACTGTATTTAGACCACCTGCTTATCCTGAAACCAGAGGATTAACAGGATTAGAACTACTTGATATAGCTATTTTTTTCAGAAAAAAAGGTTTAATAGTGGAACCAGTTGGAAATTTTGTTAGGGAGATCCCTCCACACGTTTCGAATAATTTAAAAGATACCATAATAACGTTGCTTAAAATGCGACCTTGCACAATGGAAGATCTAAGGCTACTATTTTCAATTAATGAAAATGATATAGAAAATTTATTGAACGATATTGAAATTATAGAAAAAAAAACTTACAATAATGAAACTTATCTAATTGCGAGGAATAAATGA
- a CDS encoding DUF7281 domain-containing protein, which translates to MIVKRAYLINKLLKDGKIKYSEELKDFVDMNVLKKEKLFLTINDREFLLDFFKNHCEKILDRLNLLNKKYNVKITDEKTLNDAANLSEYLENIDKNDIDIRHISSKLFQDSKRITHNYILHKIYKYHVETLYNITYIKTDTPILFGNLDILEITIQNGYFSLFVNNMTHIKTSAEKIVIFENLKPFFRLKPKNALFIYSGGFENASKIGEWLKNFDSEKVHFGDLDPSGLSIAELTIGDNGKFFPDINIIKLIIQKDRFQNAERNYQENYRNNLLNEIARYMKSYNLRIEQEYVTNLICSKEIATPEWCVI; encoded by the coding sequence ATGATAGTAAAAAGAGCTTACCTGATAAACAAACTCCTCAAGGATGGAAAGATTAAGTATTCCGAAGAGCTTAAAGATTTTGTGGATATGAATGTACTCAAAAAAGAAAAATTGTTTTTAACCATAAATGATAGAGAGTTCCTGTTAGATTTTTTCAAAAATCATTGTGAAAAAATTTTAGATAGATTGAATTTGTTAAACAAAAAATATAACGTTAAAATTACAGATGAAAAAACGTTAAACGATGCAGCAAACCTATCGGAATACCTTGAAAATATAGACAAAAATGATATAGACATCAGACATATATCTTCAAAACTTTTTCAGGATTCAAAAAGGATTACCCATAATTATATTCTGCATAAAATATATAAATACCATGTAGAAACATTATACAATATAACCTACATAAAAACTGATACCCCTATTCTTTTTGGCAATTTAGACATTTTGGAGATTACCATCCAGAATGGATACTTTTCACTTTTTGTTAATAACATGACTCATATCAAAACTTCTGCAGAAAAGATCGTAATCTTTGAAAATCTTAAACCTTTTTTCAGATTAAAACCTAAAAATGCTCTTTTTATCTACTCCGGTGGTTTTGAAAATGCATCAAAAATCGGAGAATGGTTGAAAAATTTTGATTCGGAAAAGGTACATTTTGGGGATCTCGATCCATCAGGGCTTTCAATAGCAGAGCTAACAATAGGAGATAATGGCAAATTCTTTCCAGATATTAATATAATAAAGCTTATAATCCAGAAAGATAGATTCCAAAATGCTGAAAGAAATTATCAAGAAAATTATAGAAATAACTTGTTAAATGAGATCGCAAGATACATGAAAAGCTATAACTTAAGAATTGAGCAGGAATATGTGACAAACCTGATATGTTCAAAAGAGATCGCTACCCCAGAATGGTGTGTTATATGA